A single Desulfurellaceae bacterium DNA region contains:
- a CDS encoding BrnT family toxin codes for MRWVWDENKNRINQQKHGLSFETAQLVFDDPLMAHLPDPHVDEERWHTIGMIGNVIVVVAHTWPKPEPETGVEVGRIISARKATAHERRAYEEGNF; via the coding sequence GACGAGAACAAGAATCGTATCAATCAGCAGAAGCATGGTCTCAGCTTCGAGACGGCACAGCTCGTGTTCGACGATCCACTGATGGCACACCTGCCAGATCCGCACGTGGATGAAGAGCGCTGGCATACCATCGGCATGATTGGCAATGTGATCGTGGTTGTGGCGCACACCTGGCCCAAACCAGAACCTGAGACTGGCGTCGAGGTGGGGCGTATCATCAGCGCCCGGAAAGCGACGGCACATGAAAGGAGAGCCTATGAAGAAGGGAACTTCTAA
- a CDS encoding BrnA antitoxin family protein: MKGEPMKKGTSKALSKEQKAELQALAALSDEQIDTSDIPEILDWSGAKRGLLYRPVKRQITLRLDADVVAWFKANAPGGRGYQTEMNRVLRKHAQRTLNTRGSRGGTRTASKMLRPGAKSGNQSSAKSSGT, from the coding sequence ATGAAAGGAGAGCCTATGAAGAAGGGAACTTCTAAAGCCCTCAGCAAGGAGCAGAAAGCAGAACTCCAAGCGCTTGCGGCTCTGTCTGACGAGCAGATTGATACGAGCGACATCCCTGAGATTCTGGATTGGTCAGGCGCCAAGCGTGGTCTCCTGTATCGGCCGGTCAAACGGCAGATCACTCTACGGCTGGATGCCGACGTGGTGGCGTGGTTCAAGGCAAACGCCCCGGGCGGCCGGGGCTATCAGACCGAGATGAACCGCGTGCTACGCAAGCACGCTCAGCGGACGTTGAACACGCGGGGGTCTCGTGGTGGCACCCGTACAGCCTCCAAAATGTTGCGGCCGGGTGCCAAGTCTGGAAATCAGAGCAGCGCCAAATCGTCAGGAACTTAA
- a CDS encoding helix-turn-helix domain-containing protein, which yields MSTFGADLIQSLTEALAHAKGEGRAIIHAPITPREVRKRAKLTQAQMAPLMGMSLSGYRKWEQGTRRVSGPAATLLHVIEREPEAIRRVLLSLSDTGPPS from the coding sequence ATGAGTACGTTCGGTGCTGACCTGATCCAGTCCCTCACGGAAGCGCTCGCCCATGCCAAGGGCGAAGGGCGCGCTATCATCCACGCGCCCATAACGCCGCGCGAGGTGCGGAAGCGGGCGAAGCTCACACAGGCCCAGATGGCACCGCTGATGGGCATGAGCCTGTCCGGCTATCGGAAATGGGAGCAGGGTACGCGTCGGGTCAGCGGCCCGGCCGCGACGCTGCTGCACGTGATTGAAAGGGAGCCGGAGGCTATACGGCGCGTCCTGCTGTCCCTCAGCGACACGGGTCCACCCTCCTAA
- a CDS encoding SLC13/DASS family transporter → MAAAESSTSTRRRLGLLGGVGLCAVLLLLPPPDGMSLAAWRTTAVAALMAVWWVSEAIDLTVTAFVPLFLFPVLDILPADEVSSAYAGQIVFLFFGAFFLALATEQWGLHRRVALWILSRIGGSPRVLILGFFGTTALLSMWMSNTASTVVMLPIALAILSHVEARGYDTSRGFATALILGMAYSASIGGVSTPVGTPPNAVFLGAFENLFPDGPSIGFLYWMLFGLPTAAVMLVCAWLYLVFGVFRVPTSGWQEDRGFLTEQLRALGPMSRPERRVLILFSLTAVLWMFREDLPLGSLTIPGWVHVFPVPDNIKDSTLAMFMATLLFVIPTGEGTGRCLLDRSVFERMPWGILVLLGGSLALARGVGSSGLAVWVGDQLGFLQDLSPFGAIFSVCALLVGLTEVTSNTATTTLMMPILAASAGAMHIDPLLLMIPATFAASFAFMLPTATAPNAIVFASRRVSLPQMFWTGLGLNIIGVLILPVLLYLIGVPVFAISLSGQPGWAP, encoded by the coding sequence ATGGCCGCCGCCGAATCTTCCACCTCAACACGCCGTCGCTTGGGCCTGCTGGGCGGGGTCGGGCTGTGCGCCGTGCTGCTGCTGCTGCCGCCGCCGGACGGAATGAGTCTGGCCGCCTGGCGGACGACGGCCGTTGCGGCGCTGATGGCGGTGTGGTGGGTCAGCGAAGCGATTGACCTGACCGTGACCGCCTTTGTGCCCCTGTTCCTGTTTCCGGTGCTCGACATTCTGCCGGCCGACGAGGTGTCGAGCGCCTATGCCGGCCAGATTGTGTTCCTGTTTTTCGGCGCGTTTTTTCTGGCCCTGGCGACCGAGCAGTGGGGGCTGCACCGGCGGGTCGCGCTGTGGATCCTGTCGCGCATCGGCGGCTCGCCGCGTGTGCTGATCCTGGGTTTCTTCGGCACTACCGCCCTGCTGTCGATGTGGATGTCGAATACCGCCTCGACCGTGGTCATGCTGCCGATCGCCCTGGCCATTCTCAGCCATGTTGAGGCCCGAGGCTATGATACGAGCCGGGGCTTTGCCACGGCGCTGATCCTGGGTATGGCCTACAGCGCCTCAATCGGCGGCGTCAGCACCCCGGTCGGCACCCCGCCCAACGCCGTGTTTCTGGGCGCCTTCGAGAACCTGTTTCCGGACGGCCCGAGCATCGGTTTCCTGTACTGGATGCTGTTTGGCCTGCCGACCGCTGCGGTCATGCTGGTGTGTGCCTGGCTGTATCTGGTCTTTGGTGTGTTCCGGGTGCCGACCAGCGGCTGGCAGGAAGACCGGGGCTTTCTGACCGAACAGCTGCGCGCCCTCGGCCCGATGAGCCGCCCCGAACGGCGGGTGCTGATCCTGTTTTCCCTGACCGCCGTGCTGTGGATGTTCCGTGAGGATCTGCCGCTCGGGTCGCTGACCATCCCCGGCTGGGTGCACGTGTTTCCGGTCCCGGACAATATCAAGGACTCCACCCTGGCCATGTTCATGGCCACCCTGCTGTTCGTGATTCCGACCGGCGAGGGCACGGGCCGCTGCCTGCTCGACCGCAGCGTGTTTGAGCGCATGCCGTGGGGGATTCTGGTCCTGCTCGGCGGCAGCTTGGCCCTGGCCCGGGGGGTCGGCAGCTCGGGGCTGGCCGTGTGGGTCGGCGATCAGCTCGGCTTTCTGCAAGACCTGTCGCCGTTTGGGGCGATTTTTTCGGTGTGCGCCCTGCTGGTCGGCCTGACCGAGGTGACCAGTAATACGGCCACGACCACCCTGATGATGCCCATCCTGGCCGCCAGCGCCGGCGCCATGCACATCGATCCGCTGCTGCTCATGATCCCGGCCACCTTTGCCGCCTCGTTTGCCTTCATGCTGCCGACCGCCACCGCGCCCAACGCCATCGTGTTTGCCAGCCGGCGGGTCAGCCTGCCCCAGATGTTCTGGACCGGCCTGGGGCTGAACATCATCGGCGTCCTGATCCTGCCCGTCCTGTTGTATCTGATCGGCGTGCCGGTCTTTGCCATCTCCCTGTCCGGGCAACCGGGCTGGGCGCCGTGA